From Rutidosis leptorrhynchoides isolate AG116_Rl617_1_P2 chromosome 3, CSIRO_AGI_Rlap_v1, whole genome shotgun sequence, a single genomic window includes:
- the LOC139901459 gene encoding uncharacterized protein, translated as MKCGLRQGDLLSSFLFIIVAEVLSKLSSNDLSNGLLEGCQFANGVKINHSQFANDTIIFAQPSVHELIRIKHILHTFFELPGLQMNAKTTLYGIHVSRVDMSSFLAIFNCKVGVFPLEYLGIPIGLSRDKIFM; from the coding sequence ATGAAATGTGGCTTGAGACAAGGGGATCTGCTCTCCTCCTTTTTATTCATCATTGTTGCGGAGGTGTTGAGTAAACTTTCTTCTAATGATTTATCAAACGGCTTATTAGAAGGTTGTCAATTTGCTAATGGTGTGAAAATCAATCATTCTCAATTCGCGAACGATACTATCATATTTGCACAACCATCCGTTCATGAACTTATTCGTATCAAGCACATTTTGCATACCTTTTTCGAGTTACCCGGATTACAAATGAATGCCAAGACTACATTGTATGGAATTCATGTGTCTCGGGTTGATATGTCTTCGTTTTTGGCCATTTTTAATTGTAAAGTCGGCGTGTTCCCTTTGGAATATTTGGGCATTCCAATTGGACTTTCTAGAGATAAAATCTTTATGTAG